A single region of the Gasterosteus aculeatus chromosome 1, fGasAcu3.hap1.1, whole genome shotgun sequence genome encodes:
- the mlnr gene encoding growth hormone secretagogue receptor type 1 — MPWTRPQVDLHAPGAEAMDQYNIDDHHFEGSLFPTSTLIPVTVICILIFIIGVTGNTMTILIIQHFKDMKTTTNLYLSSMAVSDLVIFLCLPFDLYRLWKYVPWLFGEPVCRFYHYIFEGCTSATILHITALSIERYLAISFPLRSKVVVTRRRVQYIILALWAFALVSAAPTLFLVGVEYDNDTHPDYNTRQCKHTNYAISSGQLHIMLWVSTTYFFCPMLCLIFLYGSIGCKLWKSKNDLRGALARERSHRQTVKILVVVVLAFIICWLPYHIGRNLFAQVDDYDTAMLSQNFNMASMVLCYLSASINPVVYNLMSRKYRAAAKRLFLLHQRSRQARRDQRQLCVIDHTSTLNESLTGV; from the exons ATGCCCTGGACCCGACCCCAGGTGGACCTTCATGCTCCTGGAGCGGAGGCAATGGACCAGTACAACATAGACGACCACCACTTCGAGGGCTCCCTGttccccacctccaccctcatCCCCGTCACGGTCATCtgcatcctcatcttcatcatcggCGTGACGGGCAACACCATGACCATCCTCATCATCCAGCACTTCAAGGACATGAAGACCACCACCAACCTGTACCTGTCTAGCATGGCGGTGTCTGACCTCGTCATCTTCCTCTGTCTGCCCTTTGACCTGTACCGCCTGTGGAAGTACGTGCCGTGGCTGTTTGGGGAGCCGGTGTGCCGCTTCTACCACTACATCTTTGAGGGCTGCACGTCGGCCACCATCCTCCACATCACGGCCCTGAGCATCGAGCGCTACCTGGCCATCAGCTTCCCCCTCCGGAGCAAGGTGGTGGTGACCAGGCGCCGGGTCCAGTACATCATCCTGGCCCTGTGGGCCTTCGCCCTGGTGTCGGCGGCTCCCACGCTGTTCCTGGTCGGGGTGGAGTATGATAACGACACACACCCAGACTACAACACCAGGCAGTGCAAGCACACCAACTACGCCATCAGCTCCGGGCAGCTGCACATCATGCTGTGGGTGTCCACCACCTACTTCTTCTGCCCCATGCTCTGCCTGATCTTCCTCTACGGCTCCATCGGGTGCAAGTTGTGGAAAAGCAAAAATGACCTGCGAGGCGCTTTGGCCCGTGAAAGATCACACAGGCAAACAGTGAAGATCCTGG TGGTGGTGGTTCTTGCCTTCATCATCTGCTGGCTGCCCTACCACATCGGCAGGAACCTCTTCGCCCAGGTGGACGACTACGACACGGCCATGCTGAGCCAGAACTTCAACATGGCCTCCATGGTGCTCTGCTACCTCAGCGCCTCCATCAACCCCGTCGTCTACAACCTCATGTCCCGAAAGTACAGGGCTGCCGCCAAACGCCtcttcctgctgcaccagcgCTCCAGACAGGCCCGCCGCGACCAGAGGCAGCTGTGCGTGATCGACCACACCTCCACCCTGAATGAAAGCCTGACTGGGGTGTGA